The Parcubacteria group bacterium genome includes the window TGCCTATATCAAACAAGCAGAAAAGACTCTGGACAATATTAAAAGTATACCGGGCGTAACCGGCGCAGTCGAACATTATAAATCAGGCGCTGGTATTGCGTATGACCCCAAAAAAGAAGGAACTAATGTCAAAAACGGCAGTTGGTATCTATATTCAATAGTGCCTTCGGAAGAATCAAAAGTTCTAAAAATAAATTCAAAGATTGTTTCCGGAAGATATTTGGAAGATGGCGATCGCAATAAGATACTTATCGGGAGGGAAATTAGTGGTGGTTTTAATGCTACTCTTGAAAGGACATCTTTAGGCGGAGTGAATGTTGGTGACGAAGTTTATGTAAACTATCCCAATGGCATAAGTCGGAAATATACCGTGGTCGGAATTTTTGCCAGCAAAAGTTTTTTGGCTGATGCTCAGGCGTTTATAACGAAAGATGAAATGGAAGAAGTTTTGGGGCAGCATGACCTGGCTGATGAAATAATTGTAAAAACTGCCACGACCGGAGACGAGAATAAATATATTTCAAAAATAGAAAGCATATCGCAGCAAAAATTGAAACTTTATCCCTGGCGTGATTATCTAGGCGCCCTTTCAACCGTTACCAATAGTTTTGATTTTATAAAATTAATTTTTTATGCCATTGGTCTGGCTGTTTCCGGCGCCAGTATTTTTATAATCATCTATATCGACTTGCTTAATCAGAGAAAACAAATCGGTATTCTGAAAGCCATTGGAATGGAAAGCAGAACCATCGTTGTCTCCTATGTTTTGCAGGCTCTTTTTTATGGGATATTGGGAACCATTCTGGGTGTAATTGCGGTTAAATATGCGATTTATCCATATTTCATAAAACATCCTTTTGATATGCCTATTGGAGATGTTAGTCTTGTATTTGAAAAAGCCGATCTTATAAAAACAATTGTCAGTATGATAGTCGTGTCCTTTATTGCCGGACTCATTCCCTCTATTCAAATTACTAAGAAAAATATTTTAGACTCAATATTCAAATAATAAAATGGAGAAAAACAGTATAACCGTAAAAAATTTGCATAAAACTTATCCAGGAGAAGTTCCACTTCATGTTCTTAAGGGTGTCAGTTTTTCCGTAAAAGAAGGTGAATTTGTGGCTATTATGGGTAGAAGTGGCAGTGGAAAATCTACCTTACTTCATCAGCTTAGCCTTTTGGATAACGCGGACGAAGGAGAAATAATTGTTGAAGGGCAAGAACTGACCGCGCTTTCCGACAGTGAAAAAACAAAATTTCGTCTTCAGCACTTTGGCTATGTCTTTCAAGAATACGCTCTTCTCCCAGGGTTCAGCGCAGAGGAAGCCGTCAGTCTACCACTTATTTTGCAAGGTTTCTCTATACGGGAAAGCAAAAAACGCGCCATAGAAATACTCGAGATGGTTCAGCTGGGCGATCGGGTGAAACATTTTCCATCCGAAATGTCAGGAGGTGAACAGCAAAGAGTGGCTATCGCCAGAGCCCTGGTTAATAATCCAAAAATTCTTTTTGCTGATGAACCTTGCGCTAACCTGGATTCAGAAACATCAACTATAATATTGGAACTTTTTCGAAAACTCAACAAAGAACTCAACCAAACAGTTATTCTGGTAACTCATGAACCGGAAGACGAAGAATATGTCGACAGGGTAATTCACATGAAAGACGGTATTTTACAATAAATAATTTTTTAAGTTTACAAATCAAAAATATGCCAATGAATAAAAAACTAGTTAAGAAAATAATTTATTGGATCATCTTTATCGCCATTGCGATAATAATAGGATTTCTAATTTGGGGAAATAAGAATAAAAAGGTAGATTATACGCTTACTCCGGTTAGCAAGGGGACACTAACTCGGACAATTTCAGCAAACGGAGAATATTTATCCAAAGAAAAAGCGGATATCAGCTTTAGAATTTCCGGACCGCTTACTAATATTAAAGTAGACGTCGGAGATGAAGTGAAGAAGGGGCAATTTTTAGCCAGTGTTGATACGGGCACTTTGACCGATAAACTGGAGCAGGCAAAAAAGGCAGTTACAATTCAAAAGGAAACATTGAATTATCAAAAGGATAAAGATGATTTATATACCAAGGATCAACGGGATGCACAGAGGGCGGCAGTCAAACAAGCGGAATCGGTCGTTGATGAAATCTCCAGGCAGTTTCAATATGCCATCCTTACTTCGCCAATGAGTGGAAAAGTGGCAGAAAAAAATATCAGTATCGGAGAAATTGCCCAGGCTGGAAGCCCGGTAATTACGATTATTAGAGAAGACGAAATGAGAATTGAAGCTAAAATTCCAGAAGTGGATATTGCAGGAGTAAGAGTCGGCCAGAAAGCAAGCGTTAAATTTGATGCTTATCCGGAAAATCAAAGATTCGAATCCACCATAACGGAAATAGATCCGACTCCGGTTACCGTTCAGAATGTTGTTTACTACGTGGTCAAAATGCAAGTTGAAAACCCCGATGTGGGTCTGCGATACGGTATGAATTGCACAATTTACGACCAAACGAACCGGAAAGACAATGCGCTTATAATTCCCAAGGGAGTAATAGAAAAAGAAGGAAACAAAAAATTTGTTACTATACTGACTGATGCTGAAAAGAAAACTGTGGAAAAAAGAGAAGTGCAAACGGGATTAGAAGGAGACGATGGAATGGTGGAAGTTGTTTCCGGTCTTAAAGAAGGCGATCGAATGGCGACAGAAAAATAAATGAAAGAAATAATAAAATTTTTTGATAGATTTGAAGACAAGACAAGAGCCTGGCTTAGCCGCAGTCCGATTTTTTATGCTTTAATTGGTGGAATGGGTGTAGTTATCTTTTGGAGAGGAATCTGGCATACGATGGATGCGCTTGTCGGTTTTTTAAATAAGCAACCAATCACTGATTCTCCTTGGTGGGACGGACCCCTTTCGATACTAATTGGGACATTCATTCTTCTTCTTATAGGACTCTTGGTCTCAACATTTATTGGAAATGAAATAATTATTTCTGGGCTTAGAAGAGAAAAGAAAATCACTGAAAAAACTGAAATTGAAGTTCAAAGGGAAACAGAAGATGTGGAAAACATCAAGAAAGAAATTAAAAAAATGGCTGTTGATTTAGCTGAAATTAAAGAAAAAATTAGGTAAAATAAAAACTTAAGTTGGAATCAGTGGGTACATGGTTAGTTCAGTTTCTGGATTTAAAAAAGATAATTGGATAGCGTTGGAGAAATAATAAAAAATTATCGCAGCTAAAATAGTTTTTCAAGCGTATTAAAATCATGACTCAAAAAGTATTTTCTAGGATTAAATTTACTTTATGCGTATTCTTCTAATCTCCGACCATGCCGACCCATTGGCGGAAATCGGTTCAAAAGAAGCCGGAGGACAAAATATCTATGTTTTTTATTTGGCAAAGTTTTTGTGCCGACTTGGAATTTTAGTTGATGTATATACCCGCTGGGACAGAAAAAACAAAAAAGAAATTGTTAGATTTAATAATCATTTAAGAGTCATAAGAGTAGAAGCCGGTCCTAAAAAATATATGCCAAGAGATAATTTTTTGGATGTTGTAAATGAATTTGCAGAAAATGTGCTGGAAAGAATAAAAAAGGAGAAAATAAATTACGATATAATTCATACGAATTATTGGTTTTCAGGACTTATTGGCTTAAAAGTTGCCAAAGAAATTAAAAAACCACTCGTTCATATTTATCATTCTATCGGACAAGTCAGATTTGAGAGTTTGAAAAATTACAAACTTCAGGAAATCAATAACCAATTTTTTAAGCAAAGAACAATTTCCGAAAAAGAAATAGCCCAAAAAGCGGACAGGATAATTGCGACCAGTCCGGTGGAGAAAGAAATTATCAATAATATTTTTGGAATCAGCTGGGGAAAAATAAAAACCATAACTATCGGTGTGGATACGAAAATATTCAGGCCGATAAAAACAGAAAGAGCCAGAAAACTGGCAAAAATGGAAACTAACGGGAAAATCATTCTTTATGTTGGCAGGATTGAATGGAGAAAAGGAATCGGAACCCTGTTTTATGCTTTTCGCGAAGTTATAAAAAATTATCCAAATGCGAAGCTATATGTTATTGGCGGAGGTAAAAGCAAATCGGCAAGAAAACTGGAAGATGCCGAGCGCGAGAGACTGAAAAAAATCTCTCAAGAACTGGGAATAGAAAAGAGAGTAAGCTTTTTAGGACCCAAGAAGCAGAATAAATTATATAAATACTATTCGGCTGCCGATATGTGTATTGTTCCTTCATATTATGAACCGTTTGGAATAGTTCCTCTTGAATCAATGGCTTGCGGAACTCCCGTGGTTGCTTCTCGCACCGGAGGATTGCAGTATACTGTGAGGAATAAAGTAACAGGATGCTTATTTGAACCTAAAAACTATATCGATTTAGCTGAAAAAATAAATATTGTTTTAAAAAACGGAAAAGATTTTTATACCGGAAACTGTTTAAAGATGATTAGTGATAAATTTCAATGGGAAGAAATAGCCGATCAATATGATAACTTTTTTAATAAATTAATAAACAAAAAAAATGAAAATCGCAATAGTAGCTCCATTTGAGGAAAAAGTTCCCCCACATAAATATGGCGGAACGGAACTTGTTGTTTATAACTTGACTCAGCAGTTAGTAAAGATGGGTCATGATGTTACGCTCATAGCAACTGGAGATTCCCAAACAAGCGCCAAGCTGGAAGTCATTTTCAAAAGATCGCTCAGAAGTATTCCTGATCTTACGGACATGAAGTTACGGGAAGCTTATAAATTTATTGGGATAGGAAAAGTGGTAACATATTTAAATGAAAATGATTTTAATGTTGTTCATAATCATATTGGCTGGAGATTGCTTCCTTTTGAAAAAATTATCGCTTGTCCGGTAGTCACAACTCTTCACGGACCTCTCGATGTTCCTTATCAGCAGAGAGTTTATGGCGAGTTTAGCGAGTCAAATTACATAAGCATCAGCATGAATCAACGAAAACCGATGCCAGAACTTAATTTTGTGGCAAACGCTTATAATGGTCTGGATATGGAAAAATTTAGACAAAATTACCAGCCAAAAGATTATTTCGCATTTCTTGGCAGAATGTCTCCGGAGAAGGGACCGGTTCAAGCCATAGCGGTGGCAAAAAAAGCGGGGGTGAAATTGATTATGGCAGCCAAAGTAGATTTGGTTGACGAAGAATATTTTAAAAAAGAAGTTGAACCACTGATTGACGATAACCAAATTAAATTTATCGGAGAAATCGACCATGAAGAAAAAGTCGAATTTCTTGGAGATTCCAAGGGTCTTATTGCTCCGATTCAGTGGGAAGAGCCATTTGGATTATTTTTTATTGAAGCGATGGCTTGTGGGGCGCCTGTGTTTGCAATGAGACGCGGATCCGTTCCGGAAATCGTAATAGATAAAAAAACAGGATTTATCTGTGACAGTGTGGATGAGATGGCGGAGAAAATAAAAAGAGTTGATGAAATTGACAGAAAGGATTGCTTCGAACATGTTGAGAAAAATTTTTCTTCGGAAAAAATGACGAAAGATTACATTAAGGCTTACGAAAAGGTAATGAAAAAATAACGCCTATAAGCAAGCTACTTTATGTTTAACTTCAAAAAAAGATATTCAGGCATAAGCCGAAATGTGGTTATTCTTGGAGTTGTCAGTTTGCTGACGGATCTTTCTGGGCAGATGGTTTTTCCATTGCTCCCTCTTTATATTACCTCAGTTTTGGGTGGCGGAGCGGTAGCTGTTGGCCTGGTTGAAGGAGCGGCCGAAGCGGCCGCCTCGCTTTTAAAAGTCGTTTCCGGCTATTGGTCGGATAAAATAAAAAGCAGGAAACCGTTTGTTTTTTTTGGCTATACCCTTTCGGCTATAATGAAGCCGGTCCTGGCTTTTTCCGGCAGTTGGTTTTCCGTGCTACTCATCCGAATATTAGACCGAGTAGGAAAAGGTTTGCGTGACGCGCCACGCGACGCTATTATTGCCGAATCTAATAATCAGGCAACATTAGGCAAGGCTTACGGATTCAACCGGGCGTTGGATGGGCTGGGTTCAGTTGGCGGATCAGTATTGGCATTTTTGCTGCTTCCGGTTTTTGGTTTTGTAAACTTATTTAAGCTAGCCATTATTCCCGGTTTAGTTTCGGTGGGGGTGATTTCTTTGGTAAAAGAACCGGAAAGAATTAAAAAAGTTGAGAAAAAAATTTCCTTGAAAGTAGGATTTGGCGAATTGACGCGCGAGTTAAAAATATTTATTCTGGTTGCGACAATTTTTACACTGGGAAATTACAGCTATGCTTTTTTGATGCTTCGGGCGAAGGCGGACGGACTGGGAGATGAAAAAACTATCATGCTTTACGCTCTTTTTTATTTAGTCTACACCCTTTTGTCTATGAAAGCCGGATCATTGTCCGACAAATTTGGCAGAAAACCGATAATTTTGGCCGGATACGGAATGTTTACTCTCTTATCTATCGGGCTTTATTTATTTGGCGGTGTTACATTTACAATAATTTCGTTCATACTTTTCGGAATATTTTTTTCCTTGATTGATGGCACTCAGCGGGCATTCGTTTCTGATTTGTCACCGGCTCGTCTCAAGGGAACGGCTCTGGGAACTTTCCATACGTTTACCGGTTTAGCGGCTCTCCCTGCCGGATATATTGCCGGAGAACTTTGGACAAAAATAAGTCCGGAAGCGACGTTTTTGTTTGGAGCTATAATCGGGAGTGTTTCCATTTTGATTTTTTACTGTTCACTGAGCAATTGTAAAATTAATTATAATAAAGCATAAAACTAATTTTCTATTAAACAAAAATGAAATATAAAAATCTTACATCGGAAGAAGTTGAAAGAAATCAAATCAAGTTTGGAAAAAATGTTTTGCCGGAAGAAAAAACCGTTCCGGCAATCAGGCTTTTTCTGGCGCAGTTTGCCAACCCTTTAGTTTATATTCTTTGTTTTGCCGCTCTAATATCTCTCTTTCTTCATAAATATTTTGATATAGCACTCATTCTCTCTGTTGTTGTTGTTAATGCTATTATGGGATTTTTTCAAGAGAATAAGACGCAAAAAACTTTGGCGGCTCTCAAAAAATTGGTAAAACCGAACGCTAAAGTTTTGCGCGACAATCAAAGACAGGATATTGAAGCGTCAGAATTGGTTCCGGGGGATGTTGTTTTTCTCGCTGTCGGAGATAAGATTCCGGCTGATGGAAAAATTTTAGAATCAATCTCTTTTCTGATTAATGAAGCTATCTTAACCGGTGAAAGTGAGGCGGTGGAAAAAAAAGAAGGGGAAGAAGCTTATATGGGAACGATTGTTTCTTCCGGCCGGGCGGTAATGCAAGTGACGAATATTGGCATCGCGACAAAAATCGGAGAAATTGCCGAAACCCTGAAAGATACGCAGCAGCCGATAACCACTCTCCAAATCCGTTTGAAAAAATTGACCCAAAATTTAATTTACATTTCAATTTTCTTGGCGGTCTTGGTATTTATTTTTGGTTTTGCAACCGGCCGGGATTTTTGGCAGATGGCCGAACTTTCCGCCATTCTTTTGGTGGCGATTATTCCCGAAGCCTTGCTTATTGTTATTACTTTGGTATTGGTGCTGGCAATGCGTGACAGCCTGAAAAGAAAAGCGCTTATCAGGAAAATTTTAGCGGTGGAAACTTTGGGATCGGTTACGACAATTTGCACGGATAAAACCGGCACGCTCACAGAAGGAAAAATGAAGATTGTTGAAACTGATTTTTCCGACCAAGAGAATAGTTTTTTGGCAATGTGTCTTTGCAATGACAGGAGTGATACTGTGGAAATTGCGCTTTGGGATTATCTGGATGGGTTAAAAGATTTTGACCAGCAAGAAAATTTTGATAAATATAACAGAGTTTTTGAAATTCCTTTCGGCAGTGAGCATAAATTTATGCTTACAGCCAATCATCTTTCAGATGGCAGCGGCAATCATTTTATAGCCATCAAAGGAGCGCCGGAAGTTATTTTGAAAATGTCTAATTTGAGCGAGGAAGATAAGAAAATAATAACATCCAAAATTCACAGATGGGCAGAAAAAGGACTAAAGGTGCTGGCATTGGCTCACAAAAAAATATCGCAGGAGGAGATAGAGGAAATAAAAAACAAAAAAATATCCGGATTTGAGTGGAGTGGAATAGTTGGTCTTTGGGATCCGCCGCGAAAAGAAGTGAAAGAAACGCTGGCGATCGCCAGGGAATCGGGGCTAAAGATAAAGGTGGTGACTGGTGATTACCACCGCACGGCAGTAAAAATTATGGAATCCTTGGGAATGAAGGTTTCGTCCGGCGAGATTTTAAAAGGAAGCGAATTGGAAGAATTAAGCGATGAAGAATTAAAAAATAAAATTACCAACATTTTGTTATTTGCCAGGGTAACTCCGGAGCAAAAACTGAGGATAGTTACCGCTCTTCAGGAACTGGGAGAAATTGTGGCTATGACCGGAGATGGCGTAAATGATGCGCCAGCGCTCAAAAAATCCAACATTGGAATAGTAGTGGGAGATGCTTCGGAGGTAGCTAAGGAAACCGCCGATCTTATACTTCTGGACAATAATTTCAAAACGATTATTTCCGCAATTGAAGCCGGAAGGTTGGTCTTTGAAAATATCAAAAAGATAATCTTGTTCATCCTTTCCAATTCTTTTGCGGAAGTAGTGGTTATTATGGGTGCTTTGATTTTAGACTGGCCGTTTCCTCTTACAATCGTTCAAATCCTGTGGCTCCATCTTCTGTGCGACGGGCCGGAGGATTTTATTCTGGGTTTCGAACCAAAAGAAAAAGAAACAATGCTTGATGGACCCAAAAGAATGGACGAACCGATTTTTGGAAAGCTCAGTATTTTTTTGACTGTAGCAATATCTCTTCTCTCCGGCCTTATCTCTCTCGGCTTTTTCTGGTACTTCGGTTTATATCAAGGGAATGTAGCTCTTGGTCAGACAATGGCTTTTATGTCGCTGGCTTTCAGCTCTGTTGTTTATATTTTTTCCTGCCGGACGCTTCGCAAACCGTTTTGGAAATATGAAAATTTTTGGTCCAATAAATGGCTTTTTGCGGTTGTGATTTTTAGTTTATTTTTAGCTACTATTATCACGTATTTTCCTCCGACCCAAAAACTTCTAAATCTGATTCCCTTGAATTTATTCCAATGGAGTTTGCTGGTGGCAAAAGCAGTATTGCTGGTTTTGGTTATTGAAATAGGAAAGTTAACGATGAAGCCAAAAAATAAAAAGAGTTGATGGAATTGACAGAAAAAATTATTTTAAACATGTTAGGAAATTTTTCTTCGGAAAAAATGACGAGAAATTATGTCAATGCTTTTGAGGAAGTTATAATTGAACAATAAACTTTGACAAGTAAAAAAATATAGATATGGAATCGAAAATAAAGAAAATTCTTGAAAGAATAGATTTGCTAAATGAAGCGTTAAGAAAAGAATATTCGCAGCTTGGGAAAAAATACGGATTTCTGATAAAACAGCGGAAGGTTATATTTTTAGAAAAAATCAGGGAAAGAAACAAAAAACTTCGCATACCTGCTTGGAAATACGCTATTCCAAAAAGTATCCGTCACTTTCTTTCCATGCCCTTTATTTATATGATGATTTTCCCTGTAGTGATCCTGGACATATTCATCACTGTTTATCATTGGGCCGCTTTTCCTCTGTATGGTATTCCGAAAGTCAAAAGAAGGGAATATATAGTTTACGACAGAAAGTTTCTTGATTATCTTAATGTTATCCAAAAAGTGAATTGTCTGTATTGCAGTTATGTAAACGGTTTCTTTGCTTATTCTTTGGAGATTGCGGCCCGGACAGAAAGATATTGGTGTCCAATTAAAGCCGCCCATAAACCGAAAGTTTATCATAATTGGTACAAGGATTTTGCCGATTACGGAAACCCCGAAGAGTGGAATCATAAATTCAACGACCAAAAAGCCTTTGAAGAATTGAAAAAAATATCTTCGGAAAAACAAAACAAATAAAAACAATTTAAACATTTTCAAAATTTACCGACAAACACCTCCTTTCTAGGGAGATTTTGATACTAACTGAGAGTATCACACGCAAAAGGCATTTGGTGTCATCATCAAGTGTTGTGGGATATAGTTAGTATCCGCTGGTCGTACTCTTAGCATTTATGTTAAGAGCAACAGCAACGGTATAAACGAACCAAATAATCGCTAGTGTTATTTGTACAATGACACGCTAGGCTCTTAGGACTAATCACAAAAGATTGTTGATTTTATAACAAGGACACCCTCATTGGGTGTTTTTGTGTACTTAAAAACAGTATCTCCCTGGAAATGGTTCGTTTCCTGGGAGGGTTTTTCAGCATTTTTAGTCCACCGCTCCGCTCTGCTTTATGGTATAATTAAAAAATAATACTCAATAAAAAAAATATGAAACCAACAATTGATTTAACCCAAGAGCACGGTCCTGTGAAACTGATGCTCAAAATTTTGGAAAAAGCTTCTGAAAAAATGGAAGCAGGTGAGACAATGAATAGGGAAAATATGGAAAAAGCCATCAGTTTTATCCGTGAGTTTGCCGAAAAATGCCATCACGGAAAAGAAGAACAATTGCTTTTTCCAGCGATAAGGGAAAATAATATCCCCGAAGAAATCGTCCTTGTTGATGCTTTGACCGAAGAACACGTTATGGGAAGGAGTTATGTGAAAAATATGGTGGAAGCGGTTGCGGAAAACAATTCTGCTAAATTCATTGGGAATGCCAGAGCTTATATAGCTTTACTCAATCCCCATATAGACAAGGAAAATCAAACACTTTTTCCGATGGTGGAGAAGTCTCTTTCGGAAGAAAAACAAAAAGAATTGGAGGTTGGATTTTTAGAAATTGAAAAGAACGTTATTGGCGAAGGACGGCACGAAGAACTGCATAGCATTGTTTATAAATTAAAAGAGGCTTATTTATGAAACCAGAAATACTCAAAAATTTAATTGAATACCAATCAGGCTCGGTAGTCAGCAAAGAAATTTTGAAAACTGATTCAGGGACTGTCACGCTGTTTGCGTTTGATGCTGGGCAAGGGCTAAGCGAGCATACTGCTCCGTTTGAAGTTTTAGTGAATGTTGTCGATGGAGAAGCGGAAGTTACCATTTCAGGAACTTCTCACACACTAACTGAAGGTCAGATGATAATTATGCCTGCCAATCAACCTCACGCTCTTAAAGCTAACCAGAAATTCAAGATGCTTCTCGTGATGTTAAAATAACCATAAAATTTTCTAAAAGTTATATACAAGCAGGAAACAGCAATGCCTAGCAGAACTATATGAATATACAGTAAGTTTTGTGCAACTTACGGATAAGCTCTAGGACTAATCACAAAAAATTGGGATACTTGAATAGCAAAGGCACCTGAAAAGGTGTTTTTGCATTGCATTATTCTGTTCGGTTAAACGTTCGTGGTAAAATATCGGAAGTTGTAATATAATATAAAATATAATTGCTTGAATGATTTTATTAAAATTTCTGTTTATTTTATTGAGCTGCTAGAAGTAATTAAATTAAGTTAATGAAAAATTCTATAAAAATAATTATTGGAATTTCGATGGTGATAATCTTGAGCTTGATAACCGTATTTTTGATTTGGCAGAATTTTAAATATAATTTCCTCACTTCTGAAACCGATTTAAATAATCCAAATCTAATTACAATTAATTCGGGAACGCAAGTTCATTTTGAAAATTTATTGGTGGGATTGGCCGACATTCAAAACAACACTGCCAATCTATATTTTAATTCGGATGGAACAAATAACTCTAGTCTGAAAAAAGTCATCGCTGGCGATAAATTTGAAATGAACGGCTACAGCGTGGAAGTTAAATCGGTTGAAAAAGCTTATAACCCTTCTGTCTTGCCAGGTGCCAGCCATGGCAAAGTTAAACTCATAATTACTAAAAATAATATTTAATAAGTATAAAAAATAAGCTAATTATATTAAAGACATGAAAAATAAAATTCAATATCCGCTAAATCAATTATTGGCGCATAAAGCAAATAAGGCAGTTAAAATTTTTGCTGTAACAATTTTTACATCAGTAAAATTTTTAACACTTTTTTTATTTTCTTATTTTCTAGTCAACCTTCTGGTTCCAGATAAAGTTCAGGCATATACCCAGCAAGATTGCGTTAACATAGCAATAAATTGTGCAAATAGATGTATAAATTCAATAAACGTTAAAAACCCAAACGTTAATAATTTTGATGCATGTGCGGATAAATGCGTTAATCAAATAATGGCTTATTGCAGTAATCTCAACAATGCACAACCACAGAAACAACAACCACAACAAAATGGACAGCAACCAAAAATTCAACAACCACAACAAAAAACGCAGACTTTATTGGAAAACCCACCTATACCAGCAGAAAAGGGCAAACCCTTTTCGCATGATTATTCCAAAGAGTTGCTTGATTTATTAGGACCTGATAGTCCCGGGTGTCCCTGTAGTTACACCCTCGATATGATGGGCGGATTTCCTCCCATGGGACTTACTATGGGGACTAATGGCGTGTTAAAGGGTACGCCGACAGGAAAAGACAGTAAATTTAGGGCATGTGTCAAGGACTTGCGTGGAAATACTTTCTGTAAAATAATTAATATTGATGTGAAAGGAGAAGATGAGTCGGGGTCAATGGTGCCCAATCTCACGGAGTTAGCATACATGAATTTATCCCAAGGTAAACAGTATGAATTTCCATCCGAGAGGGCTAAGATAACGATGCCTGATAGTTCAGTGATGTACGCGGACATAAATTCCATGTTTATTCCGGTTTCGGATTATAATGTAAAAACTGATACCGGCAGATTTATGTATGATTACAAACCTGCCTCGGGGGGAGGTTGTGGCCCTATCGGAGAAAGTCCGACGTGGGCTTGCCGTCAGGTTGATGCACGCGACGCAACGCTACGGGTAAAAGGTACGCAATTTGCGGTTGATACTGATAAATACGGCACAAACATTATCGTTATGGAGGGAATATTGAGCGTATCTGACCCAAAAGGCAAAAAGACTGTTGAAGTTACCGGAGGTCAGTATGCCTATATAGCAAAAAATGGCCTCCCGAGCAATCCGCAGTCATTTGATAACTCCCAAGTCGATTTCTGGTGGAAAGAAAAAAGCGCTGAACAGGAGTTTCAAGATGCTCAAAATATTTTTTTTATTATTATAAAAATATCAGTCGTTCTGTTTATTTTTGTTCTTTTAATTTTAGCCATTGTAAAAATTATAAAAAAAATTAAAGAAAAAAGATTAGGCAAAGAAAAAACAAACATAGCCGTTGCGCCGGCAGCAGAAGAAAATAATCAAAAAACACTGGAAGTTGAAAAAAATAACAATGGAAACAAGAAAAGCAAAGGCTGTTTA containing:
- a CDS encoding FtsX-like permease family protein; its protein translation is AYIKQAEKTLDNIKSIPGVTGAVEHYKSGAGIAYDPKKEGTNVKNGSWYLYSIVPSEESKVLKINSKIVSGRYLEDGDRNKILIGREISGGFNATLERTSLGGVNVGDEVYVNYPNGISRKYTVVGIFASKSFLADAQAFITKDEMEEVLGQHDLADEIIVKTATTGDENKYISKIESISQQKLKLYPWRDYLGALSTVTNSFDFIKLIFYAIGLAVSGASIFIIIYIDLLNQRKQIGILKAIGMESRTIVVSYVLQALFYGILGTILGVIAVKYAIYPYFIKHPFDMPIGDVSLVFEKADLIKTIVSMIVVSFIAGLIPSIQITKKNILDSIFK
- a CDS encoding ABC transporter ATP-binding protein, which translates into the protein MEKNSITVKNLHKTYPGEVPLHVLKGVSFSVKEGEFVAIMGRSGSGKSTLLHQLSLLDNADEGEIIVEGQELTALSDSEKTKFRLQHFGYVFQEYALLPGFSAEEAVSLPLILQGFSIRESKKRAIEILEMVQLGDRVKHFPSEMSGGEQQRVAIARALVNNPKILFADEPCANLDSETSTIILELFRKLNKELNQTVILVTHEPEDEEYVDRVIHMKDGILQ
- a CDS encoding efflux RND transporter periplasmic adaptor subunit; amino-acid sequence: MNKKLVKKIIYWIIFIAIAIIIGFLIWGNKNKKVDYTLTPVSKGTLTRTISANGEYLSKEKADISFRISGPLTNIKVDVGDEVKKGQFLASVDTGTLTDKLEQAKKAVTIQKETLNYQKDKDDLYTKDQRDAQRAAVKQAESVVDEISRQFQYAILTSPMSGKVAEKNISIGEIAQAGSPVITIIREDEMRIEAKIPEVDIAGVRVGQKASVKFDAYPENQRFESTITEIDPTPVTVQNVVYYVVKMQVENPDVGLRYGMNCTIYDQTNRKDNALIIPKGVIEKEGNKKFVTILTDAEKKTVEKREVQTGLEGDDGMVEVVSGLKEGDRMATEK
- a CDS encoding glycosyltransferase; this translates as MRILLISDHADPLAEIGSKEAGGQNIYVFYLAKFLCRLGILVDVYTRWDRKNKKEIVRFNNHLRVIRVEAGPKKYMPRDNFLDVVNEFAENVLERIKKEKINYDIIHTNYWFSGLIGLKVAKEIKKPLVHIYHSIGQVRFESLKNYKLQEINNQFFKQRTISEKEIAQKADRIIATSPVEKEIINNIFGISWGKIKTITIGVDTKIFRPIKTERARKLAKMETNGKIILYVGRIEWRKGIGTLFYAFREVIKNYPNAKLYVIGGGKSKSARKLEDAERERLKKISQELGIEKRVSFLGPKKQNKLYKYYSAADMCIVPSYYEPFGIVPLESMACGTPVVASRTGGLQYTVRNKVTGCLFEPKNYIDLAEKINIVLKNGKDFYTGNCLKMISDKFQWEEIADQYDNFFNKLINKKNENRNSSSI
- a CDS encoding glycosyltransferase family 4 protein produces the protein MKIAIVAPFEEKVPPHKYGGTELVVYNLTQQLVKMGHDVTLIATGDSQTSAKLEVIFKRSLRSIPDLTDMKLREAYKFIGIGKVVTYLNENDFNVVHNHIGWRLLPFEKIIACPVVTTLHGPLDVPYQQRVYGEFSESNYISISMNQRKPMPELNFVANAYNGLDMEKFRQNYQPKDYFAFLGRMSPEKGPVQAIAVAKKAGVKLIMAAKVDLVDEEYFKKEVEPLIDDNQIKFIGEIDHEEKVEFLGDSKGLIAPIQWEEPFGLFFIEAMACGAPVFAMRRGSVPEIVIDKKTGFICDSVDEMAEKIKRVDEIDRKDCFEHVEKNFSSEKMTKDYIKAYEKVMKK
- a CDS encoding MFS transporter, whose translation is MFNFKKRYSGISRNVVILGVVSLLTDLSGQMVFPLLPLYITSVLGGGAVAVGLVEGAAEAAASLLKVVSGYWSDKIKSRKPFVFFGYTLSAIMKPVLAFSGSWFSVLLIRILDRVGKGLRDAPRDAIIAESNNQATLGKAYGFNRALDGLGSVGGSVLAFLLLPVFGFVNLFKLAIIPGLVSVGVISLVKEPERIKKVEKKISLKVGFGELTRELKIFILVATIFTLGNYSYAFLMLRAKADGLGDEKTIMLYALFYLVYTLLSMKAGSLSDKFGRKPIILAGYGMFTLLSIGLYLFGGVTFTIISFILFGIFFSLIDGTQRAFVSDLSPARLKGTALGTFHTFTGLAALPAGYIAGELWTKISPEATFLFGAIIGSVSILIFYCSLSNCKINYNKA